A single window of Streptomyces griseoviridis DNA harbors:
- a CDS encoding glycosyltransferase family 4 protein: MRIAYLHGGSIPSFFANGVHVMRMCDAFTGAGHDVTLYSLPGTYTDQDPYTYYGVRHRFPIRLVPAPDYTPDGYRRRGEDIRDLLTGDAVPDLLYARDPHTLAVTADLAPFVYEVHQLRRDLPDGAERALLSHPRLARIVVVTHALAHDLRAAYPDLGTLPIEVAPDCADPPDAATMAGPPPLPGRPDAPTIGYVGHLYDGRGIDLIIELAGLLPGFDFHLVGGTTEDRARWEESCPHPNLYFHGHRPPSELHRYFPLFDVVLAPHQPKVYTWGRLDEIGRWTSPMKLFEYMAHGRAIVASDLPVLREVLQDRVNCLLRPSDAPHAWADALTALIADPRLRASLGEEARRQFLARYTWRHRADQVLAGLVPLGTGELGAPATGGAALSSAGRHAADTAAVND, translated from the coding sequence ATGCGCATCGCGTACCTGCACGGCGGCAGCATCCCCTCCTTCTTCGCCAACGGCGTCCACGTCATGCGCATGTGCGACGCGTTCACCGGTGCCGGGCACGACGTCACCCTGTACTCCCTGCCCGGCACCTACACCGACCAGGACCCGTACACCTACTACGGCGTCAGGCACCGCTTCCCGATCCGGCTGGTCCCCGCCCCCGACTACACCCCGGACGGCTACCGCAGGCGCGGCGAGGACATCAGAGACCTGCTGACCGGTGACGCCGTCCCCGACCTCCTCTACGCCAGGGACCCGCACACCCTGGCCGTCACCGCCGACCTGGCCCCGTTCGTGTACGAGGTCCACCAACTGCGCAGGGATCTGCCCGACGGTGCGGAGAGGGCCCTGCTCAGCCATCCGCGGCTGGCGCGGATCGTGGTCGTCACCCACGCGCTCGCCCACGACCTCCGGGCGGCGTACCCGGACCTGGGCACGCTGCCGATCGAGGTCGCCCCCGACTGCGCCGACCCGCCGGACGCCGCCACCATGGCCGGACCGCCCCCGCTGCCCGGACGCCCCGACGCGCCGACGATCGGCTACGTCGGGCACCTCTACGACGGGCGCGGCATCGACCTGATCATCGAGCTCGCCGGGCTGCTGCCCGGCTTCGACTTCCATCTGGTCGGCGGCACCACCGAGGACCGGGCCCGCTGGGAGGAGTCCTGCCCGCACCCCAACCTGTACTTCCACGGGCACCGGCCGCCCTCCGAACTCCACCGGTACTTCCCGCTGTTCGACGTCGTCCTCGCCCCGCACCAGCCGAAGGTCTACACCTGGGGCAGGCTCGACGAGATCGGCCGCTGGACCTCCCCGATGAAGCTGTTCGAGTACATGGCGCACGGCCGCGCCATCGTCGCCTCCGACCTCCCGGTCCTGCGCGAGGTGCTCCAGGACCGCGTCAACTGCCTGCTGCGCCCGTCCGACGCGCCGCACGCGTGGGCCGACGCCCTCACCGCGCTGATCGCCGATCCGCGGCTGCGCGCCTCGCTCGGCGAGGAGGCCAGGCGGCAGTTCCTCGCGCGCTACACCTGGCGCCACCGCGCCGACCAGGTCCTCGCCGGCCTCGTACCGCTGGGCACAGGCGAACTCGGGGCGCCCGCCACCGGGGGCGCCGCCCTCTCGTCCGCCGGCCGCCACGCGGCGGACACCGCGGCCGTCAACGACTGA
- a CDS encoding NAD-dependent epimerase/dehydratase family protein yields the protein MRHGSDQRQAPSRVVVTGAAGFIGSHLVEALLADGNTVVGVDRRAPHTDPAAALHLERALTHPRFSLVTADLRTCPLAVLFRHSRAVFHLAALPGVRGSWGERFGEYASSNVFATERVVSACEEARVPRLVYASSSSVYGSGAGATQETTAPHPESPYAVSKLAGEQLCLAHAGQAGATLTAVVLRLFTVYGPRQRPDMLIGRALAAALGGPELTLYGDGGHSRDFTFVGDVVRAAVAAATRPAGTSVINVGAGVSTSVAEVLSTVEELTGHPVPVVRLPAQAGDVDATLADRSRAAELLGWAPRTTLRQGVSRQLAHLTADALRT from the coding sequence GTGCGCCACGGCAGCGATCAGCGGCAGGCACCGAGCAGAGTCGTCGTCACCGGGGCCGCGGGCTTCATCGGCTCGCACCTCGTCGAGGCACTCCTCGCCGACGGGAACACCGTCGTCGGCGTGGACCGCCGCGCTCCCCACACCGACCCGGCGGCGGCGCTCCATCTGGAACGTGCCCTCACACACCCCCGCTTCTCCCTGGTCACCGCCGACCTGCGGACCTGCCCGCTCGCCGTCCTGTTCCGGCACTCCCGCGCGGTCTTCCACCTCGCCGCGCTGCCCGGGGTGCGCGGCTCGTGGGGCGAGCGGTTCGGCGAGTACGCGTCGAGCAACGTCTTCGCCACCGAACGCGTGGTGTCGGCCTGCGAGGAAGCCCGCGTTCCGCGCCTCGTCTACGCCTCCTCCTCCAGCGTCTACGGCAGCGGCGCGGGCGCCACCCAAGAGACGACCGCACCGCACCCCGAATCCCCCTACGCGGTCAGCAAACTCGCCGGGGAGCAGCTCTGCCTGGCCCACGCGGGCCAGGCCGGCGCCACGCTCACCGCGGTGGTGCTGCGGCTGTTCACCGTCTACGGTCCCCGCCAACGCCCCGACATGCTCATCGGCCGGGCCCTGGCGGCGGCCCTCGGCGGCCCTGAACTGACGCTGTACGGGGACGGCGGCCACTCCCGCGACTTCACCTTCGTCGGCGACGTCGTCCGCGCCGCCGTCGCCGCCGCGACCCGCCCCGCCGGCACGAGCGTCATCAACGTCGGGGCCGGCGTCAGCACCAGCGTGGCGGAGGTGCTGTCCACCGTCGAGGAGCTGACCGGCCACCCGGTGCCCGTCGTCCGCCTGCCCGCCCAGGCCGGCGACGTGGACGCCACGCTCGCCGACCGGTCGCGCGCGGCGGAGCTGCTGGGCTGGGCGCCGCGCACCACCCTCCGCCAGGGCGTCTCCCGGCAGCTCGCCCACCTCACCGCCGACGCGCTGCGCACCTGA
- a CDS encoding DUF6328 family protein: MSHTPDPLGRLEFFPGQETPAQRADRNLVELLQELRVVQTGVQIVFAFLLGVAFTARFPSLDRFERLTYVVTLLLTVVSSAVLATPVALHRALFHRGAKTRIVELSTRLAEMGLFFLALALNGAVLLIIDVVLGRTAACVVTALTLLLFTGLWFVLPKTLRRPAPPLPPPPPPSAPRPSA; the protein is encoded by the coding sequence ATGTCGCATACGCCCGACCCCCTGGGCCGCCTCGAGTTCTTCCCCGGTCAGGAGACACCGGCGCAGCGGGCCGACCGGAACCTGGTCGAGCTTCTGCAGGAGCTGCGGGTCGTGCAGACCGGTGTGCAGATCGTCTTCGCGTTCCTGCTCGGGGTGGCGTTCACCGCCCGGTTCCCGTCCCTCGACCGCTTCGAACGCCTCACCTACGTCGTCACGTTGCTCCTGACGGTCGTCTCCTCGGCGGTCCTCGCGACCCCGGTCGCCCTGCACCGGGCCCTCTTCCACCGGGGCGCCAAGACCCGCATCGTCGAACTCTCCACCCGGCTCGCCGAAATGGGCCTGTTCTTCCTGGCCCTCGCGTTGAACGGGGCCGTCCTGCTGATCATCGACGTGGTCCTCGGCAGGACCGCGGCCTGCGTCGTGACCGCGCTGACGCTGCTCCTCTTCACCGGCCTCTGGTTCGTCCTGCCGAAGACGCTGCGCCGGCCGGCCCCGCCGCTGCCGCCGCCTCCGCCGCCGTCGGCCCCGCGCCCTTCCGCCTGA